In Plodia interpunctella isolate USDA-ARS_2022_Savannah chromosome 9, ilPloInte3.2, whole genome shotgun sequence, a single genomic region encodes these proteins:
- the LOC128672632 gene encoding uncharacterized protein LOC128672632 isoform X1, which translates to MWCSTSILILLGYVTSQEVTEGKNHQYSSKVGHLREIPRRFEVTGGNSMDMFTKYVKDIQKIAHENNLTVLYKVKVDVSKPDTKKRRQLKKITFKSKKIKSKKYNVPLKKQSMKLSNFEIIIKKLAEENGLRNKKIDDIHLDDTTDKTQQPQIYYNNKIVKVLKFKPIVSRVKTNFTKIVKPVRNRIITLSAAQN; encoded by the exons ATGTGGTGTTCAACTTcaatattaatacttttagGTTATGTCACATCTCAAGAAGTGACTGAAGGTAAAAATC ATCAGTATTCATCGAAAGTTGGACATCTCCGTGAAATACCAAGACGATTCGAGGTGACCGGTGGAAATAGTATGGACATGTTTACAAAATACGTAAAGGACATACAGAAAATTGCACACGAAAACAATTTGACGGTGCTATACAAGGTGAAGGTGGATGTGTCGAAACCAGACACCAAGAAGAGAAGGCAGCTGAAGAAGATAACATTTAAATCAAAGAAGATAAAGTCAAAGAAATACAATGTACCATTAAAGAAACAGAGCATGAAACTATCAAACttcgaaattataattaagaaacTCGCAGAAGAAAACGGCTTACGTAACAAGAAAATCGACGACATACATCTTGACGATACAACAGATAAAACACAGCAGCCACAGATctattacaacaataaaattgttaaagtaTTGAAATTCAAACCAATTGTTAGTAGagttaaaactaattttacaaaaatcgtAAAGCCGGTGAGGAATAGGATTATAACACTTAGTGCtgcacaaaattaa
- the LOC128672632 gene encoding uncharacterized protein LOC128672632 isoform X2: protein MWCSTSILILLGYVTSQEVTEDQYSSKVGHLREIPRRFEVTGGNSMDMFTKYVKDIQKIAHENNLTVLYKVKVDVSKPDTKKRRQLKKITFKSKKIKSKKYNVPLKKQSMKLSNFEIIIKKLAEENGLRNKKIDDIHLDDTTDKTQQPQIYYNNKIVKVLKFKPIVSRVKTNFTKIVKPVRNRIITLSAAQN from the exons ATGTGGTGTTCAACTTcaatattaatacttttagGTTATGTCACATCTCAAGAAGTGACTGAAG ATCAGTATTCATCGAAAGTTGGACATCTCCGTGAAATACCAAGACGATTCGAGGTGACCGGTGGAAATAGTATGGACATGTTTACAAAATACGTAAAGGACATACAGAAAATTGCACACGAAAACAATTTGACGGTGCTATACAAGGTGAAGGTGGATGTGTCGAAACCAGACACCAAGAAGAGAAGGCAGCTGAAGAAGATAACATTTAAATCAAAGAAGATAAAGTCAAAGAAATACAATGTACCATTAAAGAAACAGAGCATGAAACTATCAAACttcgaaattataattaagaaacTCGCAGAAGAAAACGGCTTACGTAACAAGAAAATCGACGACATACATCTTGACGATACAACAGATAAAACACAGCAGCCACAGATctattacaacaataaaattgttaaagtaTTGAAATTCAAACCAATTGTTAGTAGagttaaaactaattttacaaaaatcgtAAAGCCGGTGAGGAATAGGATTATAACACTTAGTGCtgcacaaaattaa